One window from the genome of Paraneptunicella aestuarii encodes:
- a CDS encoding diguanylate cyclase domain-containing protein yields MQLVNDKPTVLLVDDEKANLKILSDLLRDDANILLAKSGQQAIAKATEMMPDIILLDVIMPDMDGFEVIRHLKNQDTTHAIPVIFITGLADANFEEKGLELGACDYIQKPFHSAIVKARVKLHLQLLKQRQMLERLALIDPLTSIANRRKYEEVYDAEWRQCMRQGTTLSLAIIDVDYFKQYNDNFGHAFGDRALESVATALSHQLRRPKDFVARLGGEEFIILLPETDSVAAELILNNCRQAVESLQISHPRSKNNGVLTISAGGVTSKPKAQEGKDEVLKFADNMLYDAKNNGRNMVLWKELSN; encoded by the coding sequence ATGCAGCTAGTGAATGACAAACCAACAGTGTTGCTGGTCGATGATGAAAAAGCCAATCTCAAGATATTAAGCGACCTGCTGCGAGATGATGCCAATATTCTTCTGGCCAAAAGTGGTCAGCAAGCGATCGCCAAAGCGACAGAGATGATGCCTGATATTATCCTGTTGGATGTCATTATGCCTGATATGGATGGTTTTGAAGTTATTCGTCATTTAAAGAATCAGGATACAACCCATGCTATTCCGGTTATTTTCATTACGGGTTTAGCTGATGCTAATTTTGAAGAGAAAGGCTTGGAACTTGGGGCGTGTGACTATATCCAGAAGCCTTTTCACTCTGCAATTGTTAAAGCGAGAGTGAAGCTGCATCTGCAATTGTTAAAACAAAGGCAGATGCTTGAACGATTGGCACTAATAGACCCTCTCACTTCTATTGCTAATCGTCGCAAGTATGAAGAAGTTTATGATGCTGAGTGGCGTCAATGTATGCGCCAAGGCACAACGCTTTCTTTGGCTATTATTGATGTTGATTATTTCAAGCAATATAACGATAACTTTGGTCATGCTTTTGGTGATAGAGCTCTGGAAAGCGTTGCTACTGCTCTCAGCCATCAGCTTCGCCGCCCTAAAGATTTTGTGGCTCGTTTGGGGGGAGAGGAGTTCATTATTCTTTTACCTGAAACTGACAGTGTTGCCGCAGAACTTATTTTGAATAACTGCCGTCAGGCGGTTGAATCCTTGCAAATTTCTCATCCCAGGTCTAAAAATAATGGAGTGCTCACAATTAGCGCTGGTGGCGTAACATCGAAGCCGAAAGCGCAGGAAGGGAAAGATGAGGTACTTAAGTTTGCCGACAATATGCTCTACGATGCTAAAAATAATGGTCGAAATATGGTGTTGTGGAAGGAGCTTTCTAACTAG
- a CDS encoding response regulator, with product MPQSGSSNVRILIVDDQKSNLTVLRDLLHEQGEIILAKSGAQCLEKAARLHPDLILLDVIMPEMNGFETLERLRANEDVADIPVMFITGLKDADHEQKGLMLGALDYIRKPFNPTVVKARVATHLQLSCQTKELKELSERLKESDAAKSLFLANMSHEIRTPLTSIIGYAEAIRSGDIPIEKVKGSIESICNNGEHLLQLVNDILDMSKIEASKLDMEMIDVVLPRCLMSIVDIVRNKAESKGLEFKVNLQFPLPAKFQTDPTRLKQILLNLLNNAVKFTSFGSVSLTIKSAIDRLIFVVEDTGIGIEQNQLISIFDAFAQAEKSTNRKYGGTGLGLNISKYLANQLGGDIQVESEIGKGSCFTLTTRLNSIPESDWLENQSQWSGMLGNSKAGMSWPHLSGRVLVAEDQPEIQQLIAMYLECCGLDVVAVDNGRDLVDLALANHVDLILTDIQMPGLSGIEAIGEMQSLGCQTPTIALTANAMVHQTEGYSEAGFIDYICKPFTRADFVQTICKYLSGDSQEERQLEHNIADGKKEIAQGFVNSLPEKMALTQTYFDSGNWKELGEVAHAVRGGALIFGYKQMGKFAEELERAALHSHQDVEEVLDLLESLQGEAANLCEKLSSTSSK from the coding sequence ATGCCGCAATCAGGATCCAGTAATGTCCGGATTCTGATTGTTGACGATCAGAAGAGCAACCTCACAGTCCTTAGAGACTTACTACACGAACAAGGCGAAATCATCCTTGCAAAGAGTGGTGCTCAATGTCTTGAGAAAGCCGCTCGCCTGCACCCAGACTTGATCTTACTTGATGTTATCATGCCTGAAATGAACGGCTTTGAAACTCTTGAAAGGCTTCGAGCTAATGAGGATGTCGCAGATATCCCTGTTATGTTTATCACAGGGCTTAAAGATGCGGATCATGAACAAAAGGGATTAATGCTCGGAGCATTAGACTATATACGTAAGCCATTTAATCCAACCGTTGTCAAAGCGCGTGTTGCAACTCACCTACAATTGTCCTGTCAAACCAAAGAACTGAAAGAACTGTCTGAAAGACTAAAAGAATCCGATGCGGCAAAGAGCTTGTTTCTGGCCAATATGAGCCATGAAATTCGAACACCTCTAACATCAATAATTGGCTATGCAGAAGCAATAAGGTCAGGAGATATACCAATTGAAAAAGTGAAGGGGTCGATAGAGTCTATTTGTAATAATGGCGAACACCTTCTGCAATTGGTTAACGACATATTGGATATGTCAAAAATTGAAGCTAGCAAGCTAGATATGGAAATGATTGACGTGGTATTACCGCGCTGTCTCATGAGTATTGTGGATATTGTTAGAAACAAAGCTGAGAGCAAAGGACTGGAATTTAAAGTGAATTTGCAGTTTCCTTTGCCCGCAAAGTTTCAAACAGATCCGACGCGATTGAAGCAGATTCTATTGAATTTATTGAACAATGCCGTCAAGTTCACTTCTTTTGGAAGCGTTTCTCTAACCATTAAAAGTGCCATAGACCGTTTAATTTTCGTGGTTGAAGATACTGGCATTGGTATTGAACAGAACCAGCTAATCAGTATTTTCGATGCTTTCGCTCAAGCAGAGAAGTCTACTAATAGAAAGTATGGAGGGACAGGATTGGGCCTCAATATTTCCAAATACCTAGCTAACCAACTAGGTGGTGATATTCAGGTGGAATCAGAGATAGGCAAAGGCAGCTGCTTTACGCTGACAACTCGTTTGAACTCGATACCTGAGAGTGATTGGTTGGAAAATCAATCGCAATGGTCCGGAATGCTTGGCAATAGTAAAGCTGGTATGTCTTGGCCTCATTTATCTGGGCGGGTACTGGTTGCCGAAGATCAACCAGAAATTCAACAGTTGATTGCTATGTATCTGGAATGTTGTGGTTTGGATGTGGTGGCTGTCGATAATGGACGAGATTTGGTGGATTTGGCTCTGGCAAACCATGTTGATCTGATTTTAACGGATATCCAAATGCCTGGTTTAAGTGGTATTGAAGCTATAGGCGAAATGCAGTCTCTAGGTTGCCAAACCCCCACAATTGCATTAACTGCCAATGCGATGGTGCATCAAACGGAAGGGTATAGTGAAGCCGGGTTTATTGATTATATTTGTAAGCCCTTTACCAGAGCGGATTTTGTGCAAACTATTTGCAAATATTTGTCGGGTGACTCACAGGAAGAACGTCAGTTGGAGCATAATATTGCTGATGGCAAGAAGGAAATTGCTCAAGGTTTCGTGAATAGTTTGCCGGAGAAAATGGCGCTGACTCAAACTTACTTCGATAGTGGAAACTGGAAAGAGTTGGGCGAGGTGGCGCACGCTGTCAGAGGCGGAGCGCTGATATTTGGATATAAGCAGATGGGCAAATTCGCAGAAGAATTAGAACGTGCCGCACTGCATTCTCATCAGGATGTTGAGGAAGTGTTGGATTTGCTTGAATCCTTGCAGGGAGAGGCTGCCAACCTTTGCGAGAAGCTGTCCTCTACTTCGTCTAAATAG
- the nfuA gene encoding Fe-S biogenesis protein NfuA: MISISEPAQAHFRKLLEKQGENTNIRVFVVNPGTSKAECGVSYCPPDAVEESDIRLPFDGFDAVVDQESAPFLEEAEIDFVTDQMGSQLTLKAPNAKVRKVDDDAPLVERVQYVLQSEINPQLANHGGQVSLMEITETGIAVLQFGGGCNGCSMVDVTLKDGIEKQLLEMFPEELKGVKDITEHQAGEHSYY, encoded by the coding sequence ATGATCTCTATTTCCGAACCTGCTCAAGCACATTTCAGGAAATTGCTGGAAAAACAAGGTGAAAATACCAATATCCGGGTTTTTGTTGTCAACCCAGGTACATCAAAAGCAGAATGTGGCGTTTCTTATTGCCCACCCGATGCGGTTGAGGAAAGTGACATCCGCCTGCCATTTGATGGTTTTGATGCGGTTGTAGATCAAGAAAGTGCGCCTTTTCTGGAAGAAGCGGAAATCGACTTCGTTACTGACCAGATGGGCTCACAACTCACATTAAAAGCGCCGAATGCCAAGGTACGTAAAGTAGATGATGATGCGCCTTTGGTTGAGCGTGTACAGTATGTATTACAATCGGAAATCAATCCTCAATTGGCAAATCATGGTGGTCAGGTTAGCCTGATGGAGATCACTGAAACCGGCATCGCAGTGCTTCAATTTGGTGGTGGCTGCAATGGTTGTTCAATGGTTGATGTGACGTTAAAAGATGGTATCGAAAAGCAGCTATTAGAGATGTTCCCTGAAGAATTGAAAGGCGTGAAAGATATCACCGAACATCAAGCTGGCGAACACTCCTATTATTAG